ATATTCCATCCATCTTCACGGAGCTCATTATACTCTGCCGGGTAGAAGCAGTAGCAGCTTACGACCTCGCCGTTGCTACAGGGAGACATAACGATCTTGTCGATGCCAAAACCACCCCAATACTCGATGGCTTCGTTAGAGATATAATCGTCGAGTCCGAGGGAGCGCAGTTTATCGGCCCCGATGATGCAGCGGTAGCAACATGAGGTGGACATTGTCAAATTGGGGGTTATTCCGATTAGGTTACGAGAGGAAGACTTTCTTATTTAGTACTCTGGCAATGGTAAATGGGGCTACTGGGACCAGAAGACGTACGCGAATACCATCAGCAGCGACGATCAGATCGGCTGTCGCTGAAGCGCCGTTTTCAAATTGGATGATGcctgcttctgcatcaagaGCAGTGGCTTTGTGATTCACTTTGAGTGTACACTTCGGGCCTTCGCCGGGCTCTTCGAAGGCAGACTTGAGAAGTTCTTTGTGGATGTCAATCCGATGGAAGTTGTTGTAATCCTTTTTTAAAGTAACTTATCAGCAAAGCAATATTGTGGAATATGGAAGGAAGGCATACAGTTCCAAACTTCGACTTGTAGTCTCCTAATCCGTACTCGCTTTTCACCTCTCCAGTAGACCAATCGTGCATAATCAACCTTTTCAAAATCACCTGGGGCCGTTAGTATTGGCTTATCCAAGACATAGGGTATCGTACCGGCTTTGCCGCTTTGATGTCTACACCCCATTGCTCGAGGAATCTTGATCCATTGGAGGCAGCACTCAGCGAGGCTCCCACCTCCCCTGCGAAGTCGTATCGTTCATACACCGTCACGGAATGTCCTTGACGCCGGAGGGCCACTGCAGCCGAGAGGCCGCCAAGACCGGCGCCAATGATGGCAATGTTCAGAGGAGAGTCAGTGCGAGAGGGCATTGTCgtgcttgttcttcttgatccgaATGATGATCATAAGTCCTACTCTCGATGGGTCTTATATCTTTGCACGGCTAGTGAAGGGACGTCTACCGTCATCCATATCCATAGCAGCGGCAAGCTTCATCCGACGTTATCAGGGCAACAGCCACCCCGGCCTATCTATGCGACGGATGCATAACAGTCCCCACTTACGGCTATCGTTATCATCCTGGGAAAGTATAGACAGTCAAAGCACTAGTATCAATGTAGCTACACTTAATTGACTCCTGCTATAATCCCTTTAAGATCATGCCACCCTCAATCAAAACTGTTCAATGGCAAATACAGTGAAAATGACACCTACCAACGAAAAAGACATCGGGATGAACGGCAAATTGTCCGGTGATGACTACGACGTCGGAGATCTGCACGATGACCGGGCCCTGCTTCGGAGAGTCGATTGGCGAATCCTGCCTGTCATGTTTCTAACGTACTTCCTGCAATTTGTGGACAAAATTTCCCTCAATGTAGGGGGTCGCTACCTCTTGGCGTTCAGTTGTGACATACGCTGACTTGACGATAGTATGCGAATGTCATGGGCCTTCAGGATGATCTACATATGAGTGGAAACGACTTTTCATGGTTGGCAACGGCGTTCTTCCTGGCGTATGCTGTTGCCGAAATCCCCCAGGGTATGTGTAGCATAGCTAAAATGTTCAATTCTATGATACATGCTAATATTAACAGGCATTCTCCTCCAGAGATTTCCTATCACAAAGGTGCTTGGGGTCAATGTATTTCTCTGGGGTGTGATTCTGTGTTGTTCAGCAGCCGCACAGAATTTTGCTGGCATGATAGCGTTGCGTGTTTTGCTCGGAATGCTGGAGGCTGTTATTGGTATGTCAATGTGCTTTCACTTCGAACCATCCCACTAACTACTAGGTCAGCACCGGCCCTTACCATGTACACGAGCATGTGGTACACTCGCGCCGAGTCCACACCGAGATATGGCTTCTGGTACTGCGGCTTAGGCATGGGCCAGATCGTTGGAGGGTTGATTTCGTTCGCTGCTCAGCACGCACCCCCGAATATGTCCTTCCATGGGTGGCGTATCATGTTCGTCGTGATAGGCGTGGTTAACGTAGTCGCTTCTATATTGGTCTTGTTTGTCCTACCGGAAAATGTTGAGAAAGCCAAGTTCCTCAGTCAAACGGAGCGCGACCGAATTGCACAACGTCTTCGAGATGACCAAGCTGGAGTCGGCCAGAAAGTCTTTCGCTGGGGCTCGGTAATGGAAGCATTTGGTGACCTGCAAAGCTGGCTTCTCGTCGTCCTGACTATTTTGATTACCATTCCCAGCGGTGTTATTACCACCTTCTCGTCCATCCTGATCAAAGACTTCGGATATACGTCGAAGCAAAGTGCGTTGCTCAATATGCCCTCGGGGGTAGTTAGTATTGCGGCGACGACTCTTTCTACATGGGCTATCGCTCGTGGGTTCTCGCGATGGCTGGCTATTGATGTATTGTTAATTCCGACGTTGCTGGGTTCGTGCTTAATGTCGTTCCTACCCAGGAGTAACCAGGCAGGATGCTTGGTGGGCATTTACATGGTCAATACGGTATATTATATCTTCTTGCCGACTGGGTGATAGAGAAGGGACTAACTGAAGTAGACTGTGGCTCCATTGGCACTGATTTTCGCTTGGACCGGAGCAAACTTCAAAGGGTACACTATGAAGGTATATTTTCCTACCCTTCCTATCATGCTGGACGGTAGCTGAGAGTTACAGGTCACCGGCAGTTCTCTTGTCTCCGCCGCATTCAGCATTGCTAATGTTATTGGTCCCCAAACCTTCCAAGCGAAGGATGCCCCTGCGTAAGCACCACTACTAGTAGCTCTATGTGCCTCTAAATCTAACTATATCAGGTATATACCGGCCAAAATCACGATTGTGGCGGTCAACGCCGGTGCAATTGTGGTATCCAGTGCCCTCCGCATTGTTTATGGACGACGGAATGCGAGAGCCGATCGTCTGGGAACCCCGGCGAGAAGTCGCATGGAGGGGAAATTGGCTAACGGAAGGATGGCAGAGGAAGACGTGCAGGACGACGTGAACTTTCGATATGTGTATTAGCGGCTGGTTAATGTACTAGGGATGGATATCCATAATGTTTGTTACTATCACTATTATTGAGAATGGTCCACCATTGACGAATGATATAAGTAAGCTGCCTACGTATCCACCCTTTTGTAGACTGGAGACTCCACTCCACACAGACCTCCGAGGTaaatgattgattgataagaATAGTTCAATCGGTGGAACAATAATTTCAGATAAGTGGGAAAGCCGCCTTCCGAAATTGCTTGCGTCGGATTCATTTATGCATGAGACGATCTATTTAGGTCTCCGCCGCTCTAAACCCACTTATCCGACGGACGTTGGATAACCACTGAAATTCCCCCAACTTTGGCTGAGTATTAAAACCAGGAATTGCCCGACAGCTCTCTCAGACAGCATCAGTGAACTTTTTTACTCTTCGAAAATCCCACAGAATTAAGCATGTCTAAAATTCTAGTAACAGGCGCCAATGGCTTCATTGCCGCGCACTgcatctctctccttctttccacAAACCACCACGTCCGCGGCACAGTCCGCTCCGAACAAAAGGCGACCGCGACGCAAGCAGCCCTGACTGCCGCAGGCGTGGACATAACGAACCTCGAACTGGTCGTTATCAGCGACCCGACTGATGTAACCCAGTTTGCGCCCGCTGTGGCCGGTTGCAAGGGCATCTTGCATCTGGCGAGCGCGTTCAGCTACGATGCCACGCCCGAAGAATTtgaggagaagcttcttaTCCCCGCCCTCAAGGGAACAGTTACCGTATGCGAAGCTGCCTCACAGTATCCCGAAGTCAAAAAGGTGGTGATCATGTCGAGCTTTGCGGCGGTTTATGATGCCTCGTTGGGGCCGCAGCCCGGAAGGGTGTATACGGAGAAGGATTGGTGTCCGTTAACCTAtgaagagggaaagaatgcGAGCCTCGTTGTATGTGTCCAATTTATCTACCTTCCTCTGTCTGTTATGACTAGTTTGGATCTAGCACAGCACTGACCATCACAGCCAATTGCATACCGAGCGTCTAAAGTGATAGCTGAGAAAGCAGCGTGGGATTACGTTCGTGACCACGAAGTCAGCTATCAGCTGGTCACATTGTGCCCAGGGATGGTCTTTGGCAAGATGATTCATCCGATCGAGTCGTTATCGCAATTGAATGCCAGCAACCAGATTGTTTGGGATGTGTTGAAGGGCAATGGAATCCCACCTACAAAGGCACCCGGTAAGTCCGCTGTTTTAGTTATTCCAACAAAACGGATTACCCTGACGAGTTCATCTTAGTATGGATTGACGTTGAAGACCTTGCCCGGACTAGTCTGCAGGCACTAACTGTGGATCTACCGTCTCACCAGCGCTTCCTGGTGACGGAGGGATCGTACGACACACAGGAGATAGCCGATATAGTCCGAAAGGAGCTTCCGGAGAGCCAGGATAGGATCGCAGAGGGAGAGCCCGGGAAACGAATAAAGGATACGCATTACTCGTGCGATTCAGGAAAGGTGCAACTGATGTTGGATGTGAGGTTTAAGCCGTTGAAAGAGAGCTTGGTAGCGTTGGCGAGACAGCTGTATGCGTTGGAGCAGGCCTCTTAGATGGGCGTCTAGGATACAAATATTGGAATGAAATGTGAGGGTTTTATAATGGGGATATTCTTCAGGGCCGTTACACACTGAAGAAGTAATCATTTTAGCGTACAGGTATAAATCAAAATGCTCTCTGAGCTTTCATAAGCGCCTGGAGTAAGTGGCACTGGTTTAATCTTGTGAATCTTATCTGCGCAAGAAATCTAGACTCAACATGAATATAGACAATCTTTTGCTGTAGATGTTATCTCTTAATCACTAATAGCAAATAGCCGCGTTCCATAATTATCATGGACAATGTTACATTAAGGGTAAACATCTTATTTCAACTGCAAAGGCAAGGTCTAGCCAATCTACACTTGGGTACTGGGTTTGTTTGCAAGACGAATAACCAGCCTTTTAGACCATTCAGATATGCTTCCAAAGCTACGGTTCTATCCATATACCGAAGCTATATTGCACTAAAGTCGTCACCCAAAGTACATAACTAAATCATGGCCGCCATGAGTTATTAGGAACTTAAGAGTACTGGGCTCAAGGAGTGCATCGAATTTAAGTATTCTTTCTATATCAGATTCAGTTGCTCTTGATTTAGGAAAATAATACAATATGTCTAATGTAACGCAACCCGAATATGCGCAGCCGTCTTGTCTATAAACTCCTTCGCCTGCCATAAGTCTGCGCCACGTCTGGTCAGCATGGGTCTCCAAAACACCCGGAAGGAAATGAGCAGGAAGAAAAGTAGAAATCGTCATACCGTTATCCATATGCATGAAAGGGTGTGGCACGCCTTCAAACCTTTTAAGCGTAACTTCATTGCCACCCTCCACTAGCTTCATTGCGTAcgcctctccttcatctcgtAGCGGATCACAGCCAGCAGTGTAGATCACCGTCTTGGGTAGGTTGGTGAAACTAGGCGCATTCATTGCATTCGCATACCAGCTGATTTTATCTAATTGCTCCTTCCTCAAACCCACATCGCTGGAAAGGCTTTCCCATTTGAGATTATCGAACCACTTCAACCTGGCCCAGTTGAGAGTGGGCGCGTGCTCCATCTGTTGGACAGAGGGGTATGGAGACTCGCTTGCAGAGGCGTACTTGGAGATATCGTCAATGACGGGTGTGCCCACCGCGACGAGTTTCAGAGGGATGCTGGCATCCCTTGCAAGGTGGGCCACGATCAGGGCGATGTTTCCTCCAGCTGAGACACCGCCAAGGGAGATGCGGGTCGTGTCAATGTTGAACTTGGAAGCGCCCTGGGCATGAATGTATTCCAGGGCAGCAAAGGAGTCTTGGATGCCAATGGGAAACGGCTGTTCTGGGACCAGCCGGTAACCAATGTCGATTACACAAACGTCCGCTTTGACGGACAGATGCTTGCAGATATGAGCTTCAGTGTCGAGGTCGCCAAGGCCCCAGCCTGCGGTCGGCATTAGTCTTCTGCTAGATTACATCCGAGGATAcaagagagggaaggagtGCATACCACCGCCATGAAAATCAATATGCACCGGCCAAGGCCCCGGAGACGATGGCTCGTATACTCGCACTGGAATCAAATCGCCATTATATCCCGGCACGGTTGCATCGTATATTCTAGCTGGATCGGGGGCTGGCCCGGTACCATAAGAATATAACACGGAATATTTTGATCGAAGAATGGCCAAGTCTATGGGCTTGTTGGGGGTGTTGGCGACATTTTCATTGTAGAGTTTGATAAAGACGGGGTCCAAATGAGGCAGGACGGACGGGTGGATAGGGTTCAGGGCTTCGTGTGCTGTCATTTTTGCTTCTCTGATTGATTTGCTATTGCTATCCTATGGTCGGATAGTGTGAATCTACCGATGATTTATACAGTGATTCGGCTGAACGATTCCTGAGGCGATCGGCAGTTTCCGACGGCAACGTCCAGTCCTAATCAGAAGTTGGAAGGTTGAAGCCAAAGCCCCGCATCGCGTTCACTTATCTATGCGACGGTCCGATCGTCGGATAACCTTCAACTTAGCCGACCCAAGGGTCCTAGTCAAagatgatagtgatgtcAAGGGCAATCctagtaatagtaataaaGACAACACGTTTACCATGCCTTACACCTCCACTACATCTCAAAGATTCGCAACATCATGGATCCTGTTCTTATTGTTGGCGCCGGCATTGTCGGCTTAACCCTCGGCCAGGCGTTAAAGAAGGTTTTGCTCACACCTACCCTCAACATGGACTTAAAGTAGACTTATATTAACAGTGAATAGAAAGGCATACCTTTCGAAATATATGAGCGAGACTCCACACCCGATGCTCGTGGTCAAGGCTGGGCTATCACCCTCCATTGGGCGCTGGAATATCTTCAGCAGATGCTCCCCGCAGACGTTCTAGCCCGGATTCAAGATGTCCAGGTCGATCCGGACGTTGCCCTGAACGATAATgggaattttcttttcatcaatCTTGCCACGGGAGAGCCGAAATTCAAGATCCCGCCCTCTGTGCGGTGGCGCGTAAACCgtgagaagatgagaaaggcCTTGCTCCACGGAATCGAAGACCGGGTACACTGGGATCGAAGAGTGGTGGGCGTGGATCTAGAGACTCTACCAGAAAAGGTAAACTTGAAGTTTGACGACGGATCCTCTGCGACTGGAAGAATGGTCGTGGGGGTCGAGGGAAGTCGGTCAGCGATCAGACAAATGTTAAGACCTGATGCGTATAGTAACGTACTGTTACCAATCCGATTTACAGGAGTAGCTGTGGATCTCTCCCCGGAGGACATCAAACCGCTTCGCTCTATGGATCCGCTTCTGTTTCAAGGATGTCATCCTGAGACGGgggccttcttctggttttctATGCTGGAGACTCCGCACGTGAATGGAACAGTTGGGACAGATCATGAACGATATCGAGCGCAGATCTGCATGTCCTGGCCGGTACATACCTCCGCTGACGAGGTGGCTCATACTGATGAGGGCCGTCTGGCCAATATGAAGCGCCGGGCCGAGGGCTTTGTACCCGTTTTGAGAAATGCAGTTCAAAAAATACCTGAGGGGACCCCCGTACTAGAGATCAAACTGGCTGACTGGGAGTGCCTGGACTGGGATAACAATAATGGCCGTGTGACGCTGGCTGGAGACGCTGCACATGCTATGACAATGTGTAAGTTGTGCATATCTGTCTGGACAACGAAAGGATGCTGACGATGACTAGATCGTGGTGAGGCTGCAAACCACGGACTCCTGGATGCATTCCATCTGGCGGATGCCATCGCTCAAATTTACTCTGGACAAACTGGCCAAAAGGCTGCACTGGACATGTACGAAACAGAAATGAGAATGCGTACAAAGCGGGCGGTGCGATTAAGTCGACAGGCATGTCGTGATGCGCATTCTTGGGAGCAATTAAATGAGCACTCGGCGATATTGACAAAAAGATCAGTTGTCGGCGAATCTGCACGCTTGGCGTGACTGTAGCAAGATCTTTAGGTTCTTTCGTCCTATAAATTATGAATATGTATTACTTTTACTTAAGCTCGGATATGAATGCGCTTGAAGCTTTGTTCTGTTTTGGTTATAAAATTGACTACGAATTCCCCAAAACGATAACTCACATTGAGTAAAACCAGATGGTAGTTCACGTGGAGATACCTCGTAGAAGTATATAACATCACAGTATGTCAGGGAAGTACCCCATTCTTGTTTATATATGGTGTCTAAAAACTAAAATGTAATGGACACTATAAGGGGCTACACTTTGGCCCGCATTTGCACGTCACCAAAGTTGTAAGTGAGTCATGCTCTTGACTGGATTAATATTCAACTGGACTGATGCTTTTTGCACGACTTTTACATTAATTCAGCAGTTATCCATCATGTCTTCTACCGACGCTGGACTGGGAAACTTTGCAATCCTACCGCCTGAGCTGCGGCTTTGCATAT
This window of the Aspergillus oryzae RIB40 DNA, chromosome 8 genome carries:
- a CDS encoding uncharacterized protein (permease of the major facilitator superfamily) → MLVKERLMVMENTLGFGHISHARQLLETVWADEAERNWARVRYSLFPGMVFVDLSMNSTQYYANVMGLQDDLHMSGNDFSWLATAFFLAYAVAEIPQGILLQRFPITKVLGVNVFLWGVILCCSAAAQNFAGMIALRVLLGMLEAVIAPALTMYTSMWYTRAESTPRYGFWYCGLGMGQIVGGLISFAAQHAPPNMSFHGWRIMFVVIGVVNVVASILVLFVLPENVEKAKFLSQTERDRIAQRLRDDQAGVGQKVFRWGSVMEAFGDLQSWLLVVLTILITIPSGVITTFSSILIKDFGYTSKQSALLNMPSGVVSIAATTLSTWAIARGFSRWLAIDVLLIPTLLGSCLMSFLPRSNQAGCLVGIYMVNTTVAPLALIFAWTGANFKGYTMKVTGSSLVSAAFSIANVIGPQTFQAKDAPAYIPAKITIVAVNAGAIVVSSALRIVYGRRNARADRLGTPARSRMEGKLANGRMAEEDVQDDVNFRYVY
- a CDS encoding uncharacterized protein (flavonol reductase/cinnamoyl-CoA reductase); the protein is MSKILVTGANGFIAAHCISLLLSTNHHVRGTVRSEQKATATQAALTAAGVDITNLELVVISDPTDVTQFAPAVAGCKGILHLASAFSYDATPEEFEEKLLIPALKGTVTVCEAASQYPEVKKVVIMSSFAAVYDASLGPQPGRVYTEKDWCPLTYEEGKNASLVPIAYRASKVIAEKAAWDYVRDHEVSYQLVTLCPGMVFGKMIHPIESLSQLNASNQIVWDVLKGNGIPPTKAPVWIDVEDLARTSLQALTVDLPSHQRFLVTEGSYDTQEIADIVRKELPESQDRIAEGEPGKRIKDTHYSCDSGKVQLMLDVRFKPLKESLVALARQLYALEQAS
- a CDS encoding alpha/beta hydrolase (arylacetamide deacetylase), coding for MTAHEALNPIHPSVLPHLDPVFIKLYNENVANTPNKPIDLAILRSKYSVLYSYGTGPAPDPARIYDATVPGYNGDLIPVRVYEPSSPGPWPVHIDFHGGGMHSFPLLYPRIRRLMPTAGWGLGDLDTEAHICKHLSVKADVCVIDIGYRLVPEQPFPIGIQDSFAALEYIHAQGASKFNIDTTRISLGGVSAGGNIALIVAHLARDASIPLKLVAVGTPVIDDISKYASASESPYPSVQQMEHAPTLNWARLKWFDNLKWESLSSDVGLRKEQLDKISWYANAMNAPSFTNLPKTVIYTAGCDPLRDEGEAYAMKLVEGGNEVTLKRFEGVPHPFMHMDNDLWQAKEFIDKTAAHIRVALH
- a CDS encoding FAD-dependent oxidoreductase (predicted protein) is translated as MRKALLHGIEDRVHWDRRVVGVDLETLPEKVNLKFDDGSSATGRMVVGVEGSRSAIRQMLRPDAYSNVLLPIRFTGVAVDLSPEDIKPLRSMDPLLFQGCHPETGAFFWFSMLETPHVNGTVGTDHERYRAQICMSWPVHTSADEVAHTDEGRLANMKRRAEGFVPVLRNAVQKIPEGTPVLEIKLADWECLDWDNNNGRVTLAGDAAHAMTMYRGEAANHGLLDAFHLADAIAQIYSGQTGQKAALDMYETEMRMRTKRAVRLSRQACRDAHSWEQLNEHSAILTKRSVVGESARLA